The following coding sequences are from one Gossypium hirsutum isolate 1008001.06 chromosome A12, Gossypium_hirsutum_v2.1, whole genome shotgun sequence window:
- the LOC107948080 gene encoding beta-carotene 3-hydroxylase 2, chloroplastic isoform X1, whose amino-acid sequence MFLFLSSHKYPLALLLSFQTKKVFVFAATYFCYLKFELNKYYLLKYMATLRTSTSTVIYPFRRNTASTAIPNSTVVCVENGRKRNELNVCMVLQQRRKNLESEKEIMINNSDAIKSYEAFNHVSQIKLSKSEERLAKKKFERTTYLLAAILSSLGISSMAIMAVYCRFSWQMEGGEFQLLEMFGTFALSVGAAVGMEYWARWAHRALWHASLWHMHESHHRAREGAFELNDVFAVVNALPAIALLSYGFFNGGFVPGLCFGAGLGITVFGMAYMFVHDGLVHRRFPVGPIANVPYLRKVAAAHQIHHADKFDGVPYGLFLGPQELEEVGGLTELEKEIKRRRKLSQNSDIL is encoded by the exons atgtttctctttctttcttcccaTAAATATCCCCTCGCCTTGCTTCTaagttttcaaacaaaaaaagTCTTCGTTTTTGCCGCAACATATTTCTGTTACCTTAAATTTGAGCtaaacaaatattatttattgaaataCATGGCAACTTTGCGCACAAGCACCAGCACCGTAATCTATCCGTTCCGACGTAACACTGCTTCAACGGCAATACCCAACTCTACTGTGGTTTGCGTCGAAAACGGTCGGAAAAGGAATGAACTGAACGTATGCATGGTGTTGCAGCAGAGAAGAAAAAACCTCGAGAGTGAAAAGGAGATCATGATTAACAACAGCGATGCGATAAAGAGTTACGAAGCTTTCAATCACGTCAGCCAAATCAAACTCTCGAAATCGGAGGAGAGATTAGCTAAGAAGAAATTCGAGAGAACAACTTACTTGCTTGCTGCTATCTTGTCTAGTTTAGGCATCTCTTCAATGGCGATTATGGCTGTTTATTGCAGGTTTTCATGGCAGATGGAG GGTGGGGAATTTCAACTGCTGGAGATGTTTGGCACATTTGCTCTCTCTGTTGGTGCTGCA GTGGGGATGGAGTATTGGGCAAGGTGGGCTCATAGAGCTTTATGGCATGCTTCATTGTGGCACATGCACGAG TCTCATCATAGAGCAAGAGAGGGAGCCTTTGAACTCAATGACGTGTTTGCAGTAGTTAATGCACTTCCTGCCATTGCTTTGCTCTCTTACGGTTTCTTCAATGGTGGATTTGTTCCGGGACTTTGTTTTGGCGCg GGATTAGGAATCACGGTTTTTGGTATGGCCTACATGTTCGTACACGATGGTCTTGTCCACCGTCGATTCCCAGTGGGTCCCATTGCTAATGTACCTTATCTGCGGAAAGTAGCTGCCGCCCACCAA ATTCATCATGCAGACAAATTCGATGGAGTGCCATATGGCTTGTTTCTAGGACCTCAG gAATTAGAGGAAGTTGGAGGCTTGACGGAACTGGAAAAAGAgatcaaaagaagaagaaagttgtCCCAAAAtagtgatattttataa
- the LOC107948080 gene encoding beta-carotene 3-hydroxylase 2, chloroplastic isoform X2 has translation MFLFLSSHKYPLALLLSFQTKKVFVFAATYFCYLKFELNKYYLLKYMATLRTSTSTVIYPFRRNTASTAIPNSTVVCVENGRKRNELNVCMVLQQRRKNLESEKEIMINNSDAIKSYEAFNHVSQIKLSKSEERLAKKKFERTTYLLAAILSSLGISSMAIMAVYCRFSWQMEGGEFQLLEMFGTFALSVGAAVGMEYWARWAHRALWHASLWHMHEGLGITVFGMAYMFVHDGLVHRRFPVGPIANVPYLRKVAAAHQIHHADKFDGVPYGLFLGPQELEEVGGLTELEKEIKRRRKLSQNSDIL, from the exons atgtttctctttctttcttcccaTAAATATCCCCTCGCCTTGCTTCTaagttttcaaacaaaaaaagTCTTCGTTTTTGCCGCAACATATTTCTGTTACCTTAAATTTGAGCtaaacaaatattatttattgaaataCATGGCAACTTTGCGCACAAGCACCAGCACCGTAATCTATCCGTTCCGACGTAACACTGCTTCAACGGCAATACCCAACTCTACTGTGGTTTGCGTCGAAAACGGTCGGAAAAGGAATGAACTGAACGTATGCATGGTGTTGCAGCAGAGAAGAAAAAACCTCGAGAGTGAAAAGGAGATCATGATTAACAACAGCGATGCGATAAAGAGTTACGAAGCTTTCAATCACGTCAGCCAAATCAAACTCTCGAAATCGGAGGAGAGATTAGCTAAGAAGAAATTCGAGAGAACAACTTACTTGCTTGCTGCTATCTTGTCTAGTTTAGGCATCTCTTCAATGGCGATTATGGCTGTTTATTGCAGGTTTTCATGGCAGATGGAG GGTGGGGAATTTCAACTGCTGGAGATGTTTGGCACATTTGCTCTCTCTGTTGGTGCTGCA GTGGGGATGGAGTATTGGGCAAGGTGGGCTCATAGAGCTTTATGGCATGCTTCATTGTGGCACATGCACGAG GGATTAGGAATCACGGTTTTTGGTATGGCCTACATGTTCGTACACGATGGTCTTGTCCACCGTCGATTCCCAGTGGGTCCCATTGCTAATGTACCTTATCTGCGGAAAGTAGCTGCCGCCCACCAA ATTCATCATGCAGACAAATTCGATGGAGTGCCATATGGCTTGTTTCTAGGACCTCAG gAATTAGAGGAAGTTGGAGGCTTGACGGAACTGGAAAAAGAgatcaaaagaagaagaaagttgtCCCAAAAtagtgatattttataa
- the LOC107949023 gene encoding protein SPIRAL1-like 5: MSRGWSYGGGQSSLGYLFGADEQPSAPTVTPAIQPPYGIDITPENPPPQYKPSSEQQTEKNTTNNYQRAKGQNAGNFITDRPSTKVKSVPGGDSSLGYLFGDK; this comes from the exons ATGAGTAGAGGTTGGAGCTACGGTGGCGGCCAAAGTTCCTTGGGCTACCTCTTTGGTGCCGATGAGCAGCCAAGCGCACCCACCGTCACACCAGCGATCCAGCCTCCATATGGCATAGATATTACCCCAGAGAACCCTCCCCCTCAATATAAACCAAGTTCAGAGCAACAGACTGAGAAAAACACCACCAACAACTATCAGAGGGCTAAAGGACAGAATGCAGGCAACTTCATAACT gaTCGACCATCAACAAAGGTGAAATCAGTTCCAGGTGGAGATTCCTCCCTGGGTTACCTGTTTGGAGACAAGTGA
- the LOC107949022 gene encoding mitogen-activated protein kinase homolog MMK2-like, translated as MKKEMGSTKHSSSEGSSIKGVPTHGGKYVHYNVYGNLFEVSSKYVPPIRPIGRGANGIVCAAVNSETRQEVAIKKIGNAFDNIIDARRTLREIKLLRHMDHENVIAIKDIIRPPKKETFNDVYIVYELMDTDLHHIIRSDQPLTDDHCQYFLYQLLRGLKYVHSANVLHRDLKPSSLLLNAKCDLKIGDFGLARTTSETDFMTEYVVTRWYRAPELLLNCSEYTAAIDMWSVGCIFGEIMTREPLFPGKDYVHQLRLITELIGSPDDASLGFLRSNNARRYFRQLPQCRKQQFSARFPNMSPGAVDLLEKMLVFDPNKRITAEEALCHPYLASLHDINDEPVCPRPFSFDFEQSSCTEDHIKELIWRESLQFNPDPVH; from the exons atgaaaaaggaaatggggAGTACAAAACATTCAAGCTCGGAGGGAAGCAGTATCAAAGGAGTGCCGACACACGGAGGAAAATATGTTCATTACAACGTGTATGGTAACTTGTTTGAGGTGTCCAGTAAGTACGTACCTCCTATTCGTCCTATCGGTCGTGGTGCTAATGGCATTGTTTG TGCTGCTGTCAATTCAGAGACGCGTCAGGAGGTTGCTATTAAGAAGATCGGTAATGCATTTGATAACATCATAGATGCCAGAAGGACACTGAGGGAAATCAAGCTTCTTCGTCACATGGACCATGAAAAT GTGATTGCCATCAAGGACATCATTCGACCACCGAAGAAGGAGACCTTCAACGATGTTTACATCGTTTATGAATTGATGGACACCGATCTTCATCACATAATCCGCTCCGACCAGCCATTGACAGATGATCATTGTCAG TACTTTCTGTATCAGTTGTTACGAGGACTGAAGTACGTGCATTCTGCCAATGTTTTGCACCGTGACCTTAAGCCAAGCAGTCTGCTTTTGAATGCAAAGTGCGACCTTAAGATCGGGGACTTTGGATTGGCTAGGACCACCTCCGAAACAGATTTCATGACCGAGTACGTCGTCACTCGTTGGTACCGAGCACCAGAGCTGCTTCTCAACTGTTCCGAATACACTGCTGCCATCGATATGTGGTCTGTCGGCTGCATATTCGGAGAAATTATGACAAGAGAGCCTCTGTTTCCAGGCAAAGATTACGTTCATCAGCTGAGACTCATCACTGAG CTGATAGGTTCACCCGATGACGCTAGCCTCGGATTTCTCCGAAGCAACAATGCCCGAAGGTATTTCAGACAACTTCCACAGTGTAGGAAGCAACAATTTTCAGCTCGGTTCCCAAACATGTCTCCTGGTGCTGTTGATCTGCTAGAGAAAATGCTTGTCTTTGACCCCAACAAACGAATCACAG ctGAAGAGGCACTTTGTCACCCATACTTGGCATCTCTTCACGATATCAACGACGAGCCTGTCTGTCCCAGACCATTCAGTTTCGATTTCGAGCAATCATCGTGCACCGAGGATCACATCAAGGAGCTTATATGGAGGGAATCCTTGCAATTCAATCCAGATCCAGTCCATTAA